In the genome of Triticum urartu cultivar G1812 chromosome 5, Tu2.1, whole genome shotgun sequence, one region contains:
- the LOC125555671 gene encoding uncharacterized protein LOC125555671 — MAAAACWDELPDDILRCIQGRLPCPIDAVYMGACCKSWHKAVPKPAARLMVLPWLLMPLAGGPSFGCILSGGACHNLDLLPEDARGARFFGSYEGKWLFAALRGGGRERHTLLNLCTGERIPLPDFEYGLVFWAVRGLPSPTLVRGPPRPVVMLAATLSSPPTVDGACVAAAILNMPRTNRWPFVCFWRLGSPVAVEGEDINTAPGTAAQDLAYLDGRFFVLTKGEHLRAYTALDEPDPLRGGDLRVVCDFYITGRDRQLQAGEPRAGYLVPSRGELLMVVKEWRRADGAAAAVQLFVLTPVAHDNPEKTRAWTRVESLDGRLLVVGPGCSRAYERTGCDEGVYFLDDRTYYHRNSFDAYFTLRSDPGEFVFADNGRCSLPPAHPEHCFPVKPDEEGCSSSYSPPVWLLP, encoded by the coding sequence ATGGCGGCCGCGGCGTGCTGGGATGAGCTGCCGGATGACATCCTCCGATGCATCCAAGGCCGCCTACCTTGCCCCATCGACGCCGTCTACATGGGCGCCTGCTGCAAGTCGTGGCACAAAGCGGTGCCCAAGCCCGCGGCGCGCCTCATGGTGCTCCCCTGGCTCCTCATGCCGCTCGCCGGAGGGCCGTCGTTCGGCTGCATCCTGAGCGGCGGCGCCTGCCACAACCTGGACCTGCTGCCTGAGGACGCGCGCGGCGCCCGTTTCTTCGGCTCCTACGAGGGCAAGTGGCTGTTCGCCGCGCTCCGCGGCGGCGGCAGGGAGAGGCACACGCTGCTCAACCTCTGCACCGGCGAGCGCATCCCGCTTCCCGACTTCGAGTACGGGCTGGTGTTTTGGGCCGTCCGCGGCCTCCCGTCTCCGACCTTGGTCCGCGGCCCTCCTCGCCCCGTGGTGATGCTCGCCGCGACCCTTTCGTCCCCGCCGACCGTCGACGGGGCGTGCGTCGCCGCCGCCATCCTCAACATGCCGAGGACGAACCGCTGGCCTTTCGTCTGTTTCTGGCGCCTTGGCTCGCCAGTCGCCGTCGAGGGAGAAGACATCAACACCGCGCCCGGGACGGCGGCGCAGGACCTTGCCTACCTGGACGGCCGCTTCTTCGTGCTAACCAAGGGCGAGCACCTCCGGGCGTACACGGCGCTCGACGAGCCGGACCCGCTCAGGGGCGGGGATCTCCGAGTCGTCTGCGACTTCTACATCACCGGCCGCGACAGGCAGTTACAGGCCGGGGAGCCCCGTGCGGGCTACCTCGTCCCGTCGCGCGGCGAGCTGCTCATGGTGGTCAAGGAGTGGCGGAGGGCGGACGGAGCTGCGGCCGCGGTCCAGCTCTTCGTGCTCACCCCCGTCGCGCACGACAACCCGGAGAAGACACGCGCCTGGACCAGAGTCGAAAGCCTCGACGGCCGGCTGCTCGTGGTCGGCCCCGGATGCTCCAGGGCGTACGAGCGCACGGGCTGCGACGAGGGGGTCTACTTCCTGGACGACCGCACCTACTACCACCGAAACAGCTTCGACGCCTACTTCACTCTGCGGAGTGACCCCGGCGAGTTTGTCTTCGCCGACAATGGCAGGTGCAGCCTGCCGCCTGCTCATCCGGAGCACTGCTTCCCCGTGAAGCCAGATGAGGAAGGCTGCTCCTCAAGTTACTCGCCGCCGGTCTGGCTTCTACCTTGA